A window of the Microtus pennsylvanicus isolate mMicPen1 chromosome 4, mMicPen1.hap1, whole genome shotgun sequence genome harbors these coding sequences:
- the Apc gene encoding adenomatous polyposis coli protein isoform X8: protein MAAASYDQLLKQVEALKMENSNLRQELEDNSNHLTKLETEASNMKEVLKQLQGSIEDETMTSSGQIDLLERLKEFNLDSNFPGVKLRSKMSLRSYGSREGSVSSRSGECSPVPMGSFPRRAFVNGSRESTGYLEELEKERSLLLADLDKEEKEKDWYYAQLQNLTKRIDSLPLTENFSLQTDMTRRQLEYEARQIRAAMEEQLGTCQDMEKRAQRRIARIQQIEKDILRVRQLLQSQAAEAERSSQNKHESASHEVERQHDGQGMAENNMATSSTSQSPATRMDHETASVLSSSSTHSAPRRLTSHLGTKIRAYCETCWEWQEAHEQGMDQDKNPMPAPVEHQICPAVCVLMKLSFDEEHRHAMNELGRKATRGISPQELGQGLSGGLQAIAELLQVDCEMYGLTNDHYSITLRRYAGMALTNLTFGDVANKATLCSMKGCMRALVAQLKSESEDLQQVIASVLRNLSWRADVNSKKTLREVGSVKALMECALEVKKESTLKSVLSALWNLSAHCTENKADICAVDGALAFLVGTLTYRSQTNTLAIIESGGGILRNVSSLIATNEDHRQILRENNCLQTLLQHLKSHSLTIVSNACGTLWNLSARNPKDQEALWDMGAVSMLKNLIHSKHKMIAMGSAAALRNLMANRPAKYKDANIMSPGSSLPSLHVRKQKALEAELDAQHLSETFDNIDNLSPKASHRSKQRHKPNLYGDYVFDTNRHDDNRADNFNTGNMTVLSPYLNTTVLPSSSSSRGSLDSSRSEKDRSLERERGIGLSTYHSTTENPGTSSKRGLQISSTAAQIAKVMEEVSAIHTSQEDRSSGSTTEFHCVTDERNAARRSSASHTHSNTYNFTKSENSNRTCSMPYAKVEYKRSSNDSLNSVNSSDGYGKRGQMKPSVESYSEDDESKFCSYGQYPADLAHKIHSANHMDDNDGELDTPINYSLKYSDEQLNSGRQSPSQNERWARPKHVIEDEIKQNEQRQPRSQNSSYPVYPENTDDKHLKFQPHFGQQECVSPYRSRGTSGSETNRMGSSHAINQNVNQSLCQEDDYEDDKPTNYSERYSEEEQHEEEERPTNYSIKYNEEKHHVDQPIDYSLKYATDISSSQKPSFPFSKNSSAQSTKTEHLSPSSENTSTPSSNAKRQNQLHPSSAQRNGQAQKGNTCKVPSINQETMQTYCVEDTPICFSRCSSLSSLSSAEDEIGCDPTTQQADSANTLQIAEIKEDDGTPSAEDPASEVPAVSQNARTKPSRLQASGLSSESARHKAVEFSSGAKSPSKSGAQTPKSPPEHYVQETPLVFSRCTSVSSLDSFESRSIASSVQSEPCSGMVSGIISPSDLPDSPGQTMPPSRSKTPPPPPQTVQTKREVPKTKAPAAEKRESGPKQTAVNAAVQRIQVLPDADTLLHFATESTPDGFSCSSSLSALSLDEPFIQKDVELRIMPPVQENDNGNETEPEQPEESNENQEKEVENPDSEKDLLDDSDDDDIEILEECIISAMPTKSSRKAKKLAQTASKLPPPVARKPSQLPVYKLLPSQNRLQTQKHVSFTPGDDMPRVYCVEGTPINFSTATSLSDLTIESPPNELAAGDGIRAGTQSGEFEKRDTIPTEGRCSDEAQRGNISSVIKPDLDDTKAEEGDILAECINSAMPKGKSHKPFRVKKIMDQVQQASVTSSGTNKNQLDTKKKKPTSPVKPMPQNTEYRTQMRKNTDSKVNVNAEETFSDSKDSKKQSLKNTPKDFSEKLPNNEDRVRGSFAFDSPHPYTPIEGTPYCFSRNDSLSSLDFDDDDVDLSREKAELRKGKENKDSEAKGICHTEPASSQQSASKSQANTKHSVNRGQSKPGLQKQPTFPQASKDLPDRGAATDEKLQNFAIENTPVCFSRNSSLSSLSDIDQENNNNKENEPIKEAEPTNAQGEPSKPQASGYAPKSFHVEDTPVCFSRNSSLSSLSIDSEDDLLQECISSAMPKKKRPSRLKGDSGKQSPRNMGGILAEDLTLDLKDIQRPDSEHGLSPDSENFDWKAIQEGANSIVSSLHQAAAAACLSRQASSDSDSILSLKSGISLGSPFHLTPDQEEKPFTSNKGPRILKPGEKSTLEAKKIESENKGIKGGKKVYKSLITGKIRSNSEISSQMKQPLPTSMPSISRGRTMIHIPGVRNSSSSTSPVSKKGPPLKTPATKSPGEAPAATTSPRGTKPSVKSELSPITRQTSQISGSNKGPSRSGSRDSTPSRPTQQPLSRPLQSPGRNSISPGRNGISPPNKLSQLPRTSSPSTASTKSSGSGKMSYTSPGRQMSQQNLTKQAGLPKNASSIPRSESASKGLNQMSNGNGSNKKVELSRMSSTKSSGSESDRSERPALVRQSTFIKEAPSPTLRRKLEESASFESLSPSSRPDSPTRSQAQTPVLSPSLPDMSLSTHPSVQAGGWRKLPPNLSPTIEYSDGRPGKRHDITRSHSESPSRLPINRAGTWKREHSKHSSSLPRVSTWRRTGSSSSILSASSESSEKAKSEDEKHVNSVPGPRQAKENQVPTKGTWRKIKESEISPTNMVSQTASSGAAHGAESKTLIYQMAPAVSKTEDVWVRIEDCPINNPRSGRSPTGNTPPVIDSVSEKGNPSIKDAKDSQGKQSVSSGSPVLTAGLENRLNSFIQVDAPEQKGTEAKPGQSSSVPAAEPSETCVVERTPFSSSSSSKHSSPSGTVAARVSPFNYNPSPRKSSADGTSARPSQIPTPVSNNTKKRDSKTDSTESSGAQSPKRHSGSYLVTSV from the exons TATGCTCAACTTCAGAACCTCACGAAAAGAATAGATAGTCTGCCTTTAACTGAAAAC TTTTCCCTACAAACAGATATGACAAGAAGGCAACTGGAATATGAAGCAAGGCAGATCAGGGCTGCAATGGAGGAGCAGCTTGGCACCTGCCAGGACATGGAGAAGCGAGCACAG cGAAGAATAGCCAGAATTCAGCAAATAGAAAAGGACATACTTCGTGTACGACAGCTTTTACAGTCCCAAGCAGCTGAAGCAGAG AGGTCTTCTCAGAACAAGCATGAATCTGCCTCCCATGAAGTTGAACGGCAGCATGACGGTCAAGGAATGGCAGAAAACAACATGGCAACTTCTAGTACCAGCCAG AGTCCAGCTACACGAATGGATCATGAGACAGCCAGTGTTCTGAGTTCTAGCAGCACACACTCTGCTCCTCGAAGGCTGACGAGTCATCTGGGGACCAAG ATACGAGCTTACTGTGAAACCTGTTGGGAGTGGCAGGAAGCCCATGAACAAGGCATGGACCAGGACAAAAATCCAA tgcCAGCTCCTGTTGAACATCAAatctgtcctgctgtgtgtgttctcatgAAGCTTTCATTTGATGAAGAACATAGACATGCAATGAATGAACTTG gTAGGAAGGCTACCCGGGGCATTTCACCACAGGAGCTAGGTCAGGGGCTCTCAG GGGGACTGCAGGCCATTGCAGAGTTGTTACAGGTGGACTGTGAGATGTATGGGCTTACTAATGACCACTACAGTATTACTTTAAGACGGTATGCTGGAATGGCTTTGACAAACTTGACCTTTGGAGATGTTGCCAACAAG GCTACGCTGTGTTCTATGAAAGGCTGCATGAGAGCACTCGTGGCCCAGCTGAAATCTGAAAGTGAAGACTTACAGCAG GTTATTGCAAGTGTTTTGAGGAATTTGTCTTGGCGAGCAGATGTAAATAGTAAAAAGACATTGCGAGAAGTTGGAAGTGTGAAAGCATTGATGGAATGTGCTTTGGAAGTTAAAAAG GAATCAACCCTCAAAAGTGTCTTGAGTGCCTTATGGAATCTGTCCGCACACTGCACTGAGAATAAAGCTGACATCTGTGCCGTGGACGGAGCACTTGCATTTTTGGTTGGCACTCTCACTTACCGAAGCCAGACAAATACGTTAGCCATCATTGAAAGTGGAGGTGGGATATTACGAAATGTGTCCAGCTTGATAGCTACAAATGAAGACCACAG GCAAATCCTAAGAGAGAACAATTGCCTACAGACTTTATTACAGCACTTGAAATCTCACAGCTTGACAATAGTCAGTAATGCTTGTGGAACTCTGTGGAATCTCTCAGCAAGAAATCCTAAAGACCAGGAAGCTTTATGGGACATGGGGGCAGTGAGCATGCTCAAGAACCTCATTCATTCAAAGCACAAAATGATTGCTATGGGAAGTGCTGCAGCTTTAAGGAACCTCATGGCAAACAGACCTGCAAAGTATAAGGATGCCAATATTATGTCACCTGGGTCAAGTTTGCCATCTCTTCATGTTAGGAAGCAAAAGGCCCTAGAAGCAGAGTTAGATGCTCAGCATTTATCAGAAACCTTTGACAATATTGACAACTTAAGTCCCAAGGCATCTCATCGTAGCAAGCAGAGACACAAGCCAAATCTTTATGGTGACTATGTTTTTGACACCAATCGACATGATGATAATAGGGCAGACAATTTTAATACTGGGAACATGACTGTTCTTTCACCATATTTAAATACTACAGTATTGCCGAGCTCTTCTTCATCGAGGGGAAGTTTAGACAGTTCTCGTTCTGAAAAAGACAGAAGTTTAGAGAGAGAGCGAGGTATTGGCCTCAGCACTTACCATTCAACAACAGAAAATCCAGGAACCTCTTCGAAACGAGGTTTGCAGATCTCTAGCACTGCAGCCCAGATTGCCAAAGTTATGGAAGAAGTATCAGCCATTCACACCTCCCAGGAAGACAGGAGTTCCGGCTCTACCACCGAATTCCATTGTGTGACGGATGAGAGGAATGCAGCACGGAGAAGCTCTGCTTCCCatacacattcaaacacatacaACTTCACTAAATCGGAAAATTCAAATAGGACATGCTCTATGCCTTATGCCAAAGTGGAGTATAAGAGATCTTCCAATGACAGTTTAAATAGTGTCAACAGTAGTGATGGCTACGGTAAAAGAGGTCAGATGAAGCCCTCCGTCGAGTCCTATTCTGAAGATGATGAAAGTAAGTTTTGCAGTTATGGTCAGTATCCAGCTGACCTAGCCCATAAGATACATAGTGCAAATCATATGGATGATAATGATGGAGAACTGGACACACCAATAAATTACAGTCTTAAATACTCAGATGAGCAGTTGAACTCTGGAAGGCAGAGTCCCTCACAGAATGAAAGATGGGCAAGACCGAAGCATGTAATAGAAGATGAGATAAAGCAGAACGAGCAAAGACAGCCCAGAAGCCAAAACTCCAGTTATCCTGTCTATCCTGAGAACACGGATGATAAACACCTCAAGTTCCAACCACATTTTGGACAACAGGAATGTGTTTCCCCATATAGGTCTAGGGGAACCAGTGGGTCAGAAACAAATCGAATGGGTTCTAGTCATGCAATTAATCAAAATGTAAACCAGTCTTTGTGTCAGGAAGATGACTATGAGGATGATAAGCCTACCAACTACAGTGAGCGTTATTCAGAGGAAGAACAacatgaagaagaggagagaccAACAAACTATAGTATAAAATATAACGAAGAAAAACATCATGTGGATCAGCCTATTGATTATAGTCTAAAATACGCCACTGacatctcttcctcccagaaaCCATCGTTTCCATTCTCAAAGAACTCATCAGCACAAAGCACCAAAACTGAACATCTCTCTCCAAGCAGCGAGAACACATCCACACCTTCATCTAATGCCAAAAGGCAGAATCAGCTACATCCAAGTTCAGCACAGAGAAATGGTCAGGCTCAAAAAGGGAACACTTGCAAAGTCCCCTCCATCAACCAAGAAACTATGCAGACTTACTGTGTAGAAGACACCCCCATTTGTTTCTCAAGGTGCAGTTCCTTATCATCTCTGTCATCAGCTGAAGATGAAATAGGATGTGATCCGACAACACAGCAGGCAGATTCTGCGAACACTCTGCAGATAGCAGAAATAAAGGAGGACGATGGAACTCCATCAGCTGAAGATCCTGCGAGCGAAGTTCCAGCAGTGTCCCAGAACGCCAGAACCAAACCTAGCCGACTCCAGGCTTCTGGCTTATCTTCAGAATCAGCCAGGCATAAGGCTGTTGAATTTTCTTCAGGGGCCAAGTCTCCCTCCAAAAGTGGTGCTCAGACGCCCAAAAGTCCCCCCGAACACTATGTCCAGGAGACCCCACTTGTGTTCAGCCGCTGCACTTCTGTCAGCTCACTTGACAGTTTTGAGAGTCGCTCCATTGCTAGCTCTGTTCAGAGTGAGCCTTGCAGTGGAATGGTGAGTGGCATTATCAGTCCCAGTGACCTTCCAGATAGCCCTGGCCAGACCATGCCACCAAGCAGAAGCaaaactcctcctcctcctccccagacaGTCCAGACCAAGAGAGAGGTGCCAAAAACGAAAGCACCTGCCGCGGAGAAGAGGGAGAGTGGCCCTAAGCAGACTGCTGTGAATGCTGCGGTCCAGAGGATCCAGGTCCTTCCAGATGCTGATACTTTGCTGCACTTTGCCACAGAAAGTACTCCAGATGGGTTTTCCTGTTCATCCAGCCTGAGCGCACTGAGCCTGGATGAGCCATTTATACAGAAGGACGTGGAATTAAGAATAATGCCCCCAGTTCAGGAAAATGACAATGGGAATGAAACCGAGCCAGAGCAGCCTGAAGAGTCCAATGAAAATCAGGAGAAAGAGGTAGAAAATCCTGATTCTGAAAAAGACCTATTAGATGATTCAGATGACGATGATATTGAAATATTAGAAGAGTGCATTATCTCAGCCATGCCAACAAAGTCATCACGCAAAGCCAAAAAGCTAGCCCAGACTGCTTCAAAATTACCTCCACCTGTGGCAAGGAAGCCAAGTCAGCTGCCTGTGTACAAACTTCTGCCATCACAAAACAGACTGCAGACACAAAAGCATGTTAGCTTCACACCAGGAGATGATATGCCCCGCGTGTACTGTGTAGAAGGGACACCTATAAACTTTTCCACGGCGACATCTCTAAGTGATCTGACAATAGAATCCCCTCCAAATGAGTTGGCTGCTGGTGACGGAATTAGAGCAGGTACACAGTCAGGCGAATTTGAAAAACGAGATACTATTCCTACAGAGGGCAGATGTTCAGATGAAGCTCAGAGGGGGAACATCTCATCTGTAATTAAGCCAGACCTGGATGACACTAAAGCAGAGGAAGGAGATATTCTTGCAGAATGTATCAATTCTGCTATGCCCAAAGGAAAAAGCCACAAGCCTTTCCGAGTGAAAAAGATAATGGACCAGGTCCAACAAGCATCAGTGACTTCATCTGGAACTAACAAAAATCAATTAGACACTAAGAAAAAGAAGCCGACTTCACCAGTAAAGCCCATGCCACAAAATACAGAATATAGAACACAAATGAGGAAGAATACAGACTCAAAAGTTAACGTAAATGCTGAAGAAACTTTCTCAGACAGCAAAGACTCAAAGAAACAGAGCTTGAAAAACACCCCCAAGGACTTCAGTGAGAAGCTGCCGAACAACGAAGACAGAGTCCGCGGAAGCTTTGCCTTTGATTCACCGCATCCTTACACCCCTATTGAAGGAACTCCTTACTGCTTTTCACGAAATGATTCTTTGAGCTCTCTAGATTTTGATGATGACGATGTTGACCTGTCCAGGGAAAAGGCTGAgttaagaaaggggaaagaaaataagGATTCAGAAGCCAAAGGTATCTGCCACACAGAACCAGCCTCAAGCCAACAGTCAGCTAGTAAGTCACAAGCTAATACAAAACATTCAGTAAACAGGGGACAGTCCAAACCAGGGCTTCAGAAACAACCCACTTTCCCCCAGGCCTCCAAAGACTTGCCAGATAGGGGGGCAGCAACGGATGAAAAATTGCAGAATTTTGCTATTGAAAATACTCCAGTTTGCTTTTCTCGAAATTCCTCTCTGAGTTCCCTTAGTGACATTGaccaagaaaacaacaataacaaagaaaacgAACCAATCAAAGAAGCTGAACCTACTAATGCACAGGGGGAACCAAGTAAGCCTCAGGCATCTGGGTATGCGCCCAAGTCATTTCATGTTGAGGATACCCCTGTCTGCTTCTCAAGAAACAGTTCTCTCAGCTCTCTGAGCATCGATTCTGAAGATGACCTGTTGCAGGAGTGCATCAGTTCTGCAATGCCGAAAAAGAAAAGACCTTCAAGACTCAAGGGTGATAGTGGAAAGCAGAGTCCCAGAAACATGGGAGGCATATTAGCTGAAGATCTGACCCTTGACTTGAAAGATATACAGAGGCCAGATTCAGAACACGGCTTATCTCCTGATTCAGAGAATTTTGACTGGAAAGCTATTCAAGAAGGTGCGAACTCCATAGTGAGTAGTTTGcaccaggctgctgctgctgcatgttTATCTCGACAGGCTTCGTCCGATTCAGATTCCATCCTCTCGCTCAAGTCAGGCATTTCCCTGGGCTCACCCTTTCATCTCACACCTGATCAAGAGGAAAAACCCTTCACAAGTAATAAAGGCCCACGAATTCTCAAACCGGGGGAGAAAAGCACATTAGAAGCAAAAAAGATAGAATCTGAGAATAAAGGAATCAAAGGTGGAAAAAAGGTTTATAAAAGTTTGATTACTGGAAAGATTCGATCTAATTCAGAAATTTCCAGCCAAATGAAACAGCCCCTCCCGACAAGCATGCCCTCGATCTCAAGAGGCAGGACCATGATTCACATCCCCGGGGTTCGGAACAGCTCCTCAAGTACAAGCCCTGTTTCTAAAAAGGGCCCACCCCTCAAGACTCCAGCCACCAAAAGCCCTGGCGAAGCTCCGGCAGCCACCACTTCTCCTAGAGGAACCAAGCCATCAGTAAAATCAGAGCTGAGCCCTATTACCAGGCAGACTTCCCAAATTAGTGGGTCAAATAAGGGGCCTTCAAGATCAGGATCTAGAGACTCCACTCCCTCAAGGCCTACACAGCAACCATTAAGTAGGCCACTGCAGTCTCCAGGGCGAAACTCGATCTCCCCTGGTAGAAATGGAATAAGCCCTCCTAACAAACTGTCTCAGCTGCCCAGAACATCGTCTCCGAGCACTGCTTCAACCAAGTCCTCAGGCTCGGGGAAAATGTCCTATACATCCCCCGGCAGACAGATGAGCCAACAAAACCTTACCAAACAAGCAGGCTTACCCAAGAATGCCAGTAGTATCCCAAGAAGCGAGTCCGCATCTAAAGGGCTGAACCAGATGAGCAACGGCAATGGGTCCAATAAGAAGGTAGAACTTTCTAGAATGTCTTCAACTAAGTCAAGTGGAAGTGAGTCAGATAGATCAGAAAGGCCTGCGCTAGTACGCCAGTCTACTTTCATCAAAGAAGCCCCAAGCCCGACCCTAAGGAGGAAACTGGAGGAATCTGCCTCATTTGAatccctttctccatcttctaGACCAGATTCTCCCACCAGGTCCCAGGCACAGACCCCAGTTTTAAGTCCCTCCCTTCCTGATATGTCTCTGAGCACACATCCGTCTGTTCAGGCTGGTGGATGGCGAAAGCTCCCGCCTAATCTCAGCCCCACTATTGAGTATAGTGATGGAAGACCAGGAAAGCGCCACGATATCACACGCTCCCATTCCGAAAGTCCTTCCAGACTGCCAATCAAccgggcaggaacctggaagcgaGAGCATAGCAAACACTCCTCATCCCTCCCTCGAGTGAGCACTTGGAGAAGAACTGGAAGCTCATCTTCTATTCTTTCCGCCTCATCAGAGTCCAGTGAAAAAGCAAAGAGTGAGGATGAAAAGCATGTGAACTCCGTGCCAGGACCCAGACAAGCGAAAGAGAACCAGGTACCCACAAAGGGCACATGGAGGAAAATCAAAGAAAGTGAAATATCTCCCACAAACATGGTTTCTCAGACCGCTTCCTCAGGTGCTGCCCATGGTGCTGAATCAAAGACTCTGATTTATCAGATGGCACCTGCTGTTTCTAAAACAGAGGACGTGTGGGTGAGAATTGAAGACTGTCCCATTAACAACCCTCGGTCTGGAAGGTCTCCCACAGGTAACACCCCTCCAGTGATTGACAGTGTTTCAGAAAAGGGAAATCCAAGCATTAAAGATGCAAAAGACAGCCAGGGAAAGCAGAGTGTGAGCAGCGGAAGTCCTGTGCTCACCGCGGGCCTAGAGAACCGCCTGAACTCCTTTATTCAGGTGGACGCCCCAGAGCAGAAGGGAACGGAGGCGAAGCCTGGACAGAGCAGCTCTGTGCCTGCAGCAGAGCCCAGTGAGACGTGTGTGGTCGAGCGCACCCCTTTCAGTTCAAGCAGCTCCAGCAAACACAGCTCACCTAGTGGGACTGTTGCTGCCCGAGTGTCGCCTTTTAATTACAACCCGAGCCCTCGGAAAAGCAGTGCAGATGGCACGTCAGCCCGGCCCTCGCAGATCCCAACGCCGGTGAGCAACAACACCAAGAAGCGGGATTCAAAGACTGACAGCACAGAATCCAGTGGAGCCCAAAGTCCTAAGCGCCATTCTGGGTCTTACCTCGTGACATCTGTTTAA